A window from Opitutales bacterium encodes these proteins:
- a CDS encoding homoserine O-acetyltransferase produces MNDAQDNWTRDNEGEVGLVEPRDFLCTEPFYFEAGGVLLQFTIRYETYGRLNEARDNAIIIGHAVSGDHHVAGVHSITDRKTGWWNHIVGPGKPIDTNKFFVICSNCIGGCQGTTGPSSINPETGVAYGLDFPVVSIGDMVHAQKRLLDHLEIETLHAVVGGSMGGMQALAWATLYPSIPQRILGMATTARQNSQAIAFNEVGRSAIMQDPDWRNGNYTIGEGPKMGLAIARMMAHITYLSDRGLESKFGRNRRNTTDAVEEPGAREMFEVEFEVESYLRYQGRSFVNRFDANTYLYFTKALDRFDLYKGHDSLAPAFKDVQARSLIIGFTSDWLFPPEQNQDIVYGLLEAKKDASYLECAMDLGHDSFLLKSPDLYRIVEGFLNDR; encoded by the coding sequence ATGAACGACGCACAGGACAACTGGACACGTGACAACGAGGGCGAGGTAGGCCTCGTTGAGCCCAGGGATTTTTTGTGCACGGAACCGTTCTATTTTGAAGCCGGTGGGGTGCTTCTTCAGTTTACGATACGCTACGAAACCTATGGACGCCTTAATGAGGCGCGCGACAATGCGATTATCATCGGCCATGCTGTGAGTGGGGATCATCACGTTGCTGGTGTCCACAGCATTACTGACCGAAAAACTGGCTGGTGGAATCATATAGTGGGCCCGGGAAAACCGATCGATACGAACAAGTTCTTTGTCATCTGCTCAAATTGTATCGGTGGGTGTCAGGGGACGACCGGACCGTCGAGTATCAATCCAGAGACGGGTGTAGCCTACGGATTGGATTTTCCTGTGGTTTCGATCGGTGACATGGTGCATGCTCAGAAACGGCTACTCGATCACTTGGAAATCGAAACCCTACATGCAGTAGTCGGCGGTAGTATGGGTGGGATGCAGGCCCTGGCTTGGGCTACGCTGTATCCATCCATCCCTCAACGTATTCTCGGCATGGCGACTACAGCGCGCCAAAATTCCCAAGCGATTGCCTTCAACGAAGTGGGGCGCAGCGCGATCATGCAGGACCCCGATTGGCGCAATGGAAATTATACCATCGGCGAAGGACCGAAGATGGGCTTGGCGATCGCGCGCATGATGGCACACATCACTTATCTATCGGATCGTGGCTTGGAGAGTAAATTTGGACGCAATCGTCGCAATACTACCGATGCTGTCGAAGAACCTGGTGCGCGTGAGATGTTTGAGGTCGAGTTTGAGGTGGAGTCTTATCTCCGGTATCAGGGGCGTTCTTTCGTAAATCGTTTCGATGCGAATACTTATCTGTACTTCACTAAGGCCTTAGACCGTTTCGATTTGTATAAAGGGCATGATAGTCTGGCACCGGCTTTTAAAGATGTGCAGGCGCGATCCTTGATTATTGGATTCACCTCAGACTGGCTTTTTCCGCCGGAGCAGAACCAAGACATTGTCTACGGCCTTCTCGAAGCAAAGAAGGACGCTAGCTACCTGGAGTGCGCCATGGATTTGGGGCACGACTCATTCCTTTTAAAATCACCGGACTTATATCGCATCGTGGAGGGCTTTCTCAATGACCGCTGA
- a CDS encoding methyltransferase domain-containing protein yields MTADNYPHPKVDRSVTSKRQVDFQVIAEWVQPQSSVLDLGCGRGVLLEYLKVSKDVYGVGVDLSLDKASSCVKRGIPVFQGDIDTVLSRFRPKSFDRVIFSRTVEELERPKETLLRALKVGRSVTVGFINNGFWINRMNMFLHGKRTINDVFPRPWYESRPSNPFSMSEFESFCSSESVKIERRICLGSDWQNTVQVLPNVRAGYVIFDVSRNS; encoded by the coding sequence ATGACCGCTGATAACTATCCGCATCCCAAGGTAGATCGCTCCGTCACATCAAAGCGACAGGTGGATTTTCAGGTGATTGCCGAGTGGGTGCAGCCACAGTCGAGTGTGCTTGATTTGGGGTGTGGGCGCGGTGTCCTTTTGGAATACCTCAAGGTCAGCAAAGATGTCTACGGAGTGGGTGTAGACCTGTCGTTAGACAAAGCGAGTTCTTGTGTAAAGCGCGGCATCCCGGTTTTTCAAGGTGATATCGATACCGTACTGAGTCGTTTTCGACCGAAGTCATTTGATCGCGTTATTTTTTCCCGGACCGTTGAAGAATTGGAGCGTCCTAAGGAAACGCTGCTGCGCGCACTCAAAGTGGGACGCTCAGTGACAGTAGGATTTATTAATAACGGATTCTGGATCAACCGCATGAATATGTTCCTTCATGGCAAGCGTACTATCAATGACGTCTTTCCGCGCCCCTGGTATGAGAGCCGACCGAGTAATCCCTTCTCGATGAGCGAGTTCGAAAGCTTTTGCTCCAGTGAATCGGTAAAAATCGAGCGCCGTATCTGCCTCGGGTCTGATTGGCAAAACACTGTGCAAGTCCTCCCCAATGTGCGCGCAGGCTACGTGATTTTCGACGTGTCGAGAAACAGCTGA
- a CDS encoding exopolysaccharide biosynthesis protein — protein MSIWGLALPGGGVIASGLLLGRGQLFVNCMEASGDHESLSVTLDRLLRDHVAEDGVTFGALLKAVTDRGFGLVLMLLALPSALPVPAPGYSTPFGIAIALLGLQMVAGRHVPWVPQWVQDLKLSAGFGQKLIGAGRAFIERVEVLVRPRLSWVANQQGRRFLGVVVMTMGGLMIFPLPGTNTFPAMVIFVLGLAVTEEDGFAGFLAAAAGVGAVLLYGVAIYLLLTTGFDLIGALKDWVKGLWA, from the coding sequence GTGTCGATCTGGGGCTTGGCTCTTCCGGGTGGGGGTGTCATTGCTTCGGGATTGCTTTTGGGGCGGGGACAGTTGTTTGTTAATTGTATGGAGGCGTCTGGGGATCATGAGAGCTTGTCGGTGACTTTGGATCGTTTGCTGCGCGATCATGTGGCTGAGGACGGGGTGACTTTTGGGGCACTCCTGAAAGCGGTGACGGACCGTGGGTTTGGTCTGGTGTTGATGCTGCTTGCGTTGCCCAGTGCTTTGCCAGTTCCGGCTCCGGGGTATTCCACGCCGTTTGGTATCGCGATCGCGCTGTTGGGGTTGCAGATGGTGGCGGGACGTCATGTCCCGTGGGTGCCGCAGTGGGTTCAAGATCTCAAGCTGAGCGCGGGGTTTGGACAGAAACTGATTGGTGCTGGGCGCGCTTTTATTGAGAGGGTGGAGGTTTTGGTACGGCCTCGTCTGTCCTGGGTAGCGAATCAGCAGGGGCGGCGGTTTTTGGGTGTGGTAGTGATGACCATGGGGGGGCTCATGATTTTTCCGCTGCCAGGGACAAATACGTTTCCGGCTATGGTTATTTTTGTTCTGGGTTTGGCTGTCACAGAAGAGGATGGTTTCGCCGGTTTTTTAGCTGCGGCAGCGGGCGTGGGGGCCGTATTGCTTTATGGTGTAGCAATCTATCTTTTGCTGACAACAGGGTTTGATTTGATCGGCGCTTTGAAGGATTGGGTGAAGGGACTGTGGGCGTAG
- a CDS encoding class I SAM-dependent methyltransferase yields MRLLKLFFPIFFPPDGMINPAQSPRLFLLGLMNTGPILELGPWIGRSTIYLASALKLKRSKVRLQSLDIHFSSRQAFEEYFNENLDNTPAWRRERYMRHLVKEEGTLTSLKENLAERGLSNYVDCLKGYFEHYDFGSTQFSMVFCDITHDLAEVEKNIPKIKTLLLSDYILVCDDIRYEDMYHRLIEIISPELALYEGHMLFCAHGKKSVSALKRISWKMMSPNVKFSGD; encoded by the coding sequence ATGCGGTTGCTTAAGCTGTTTTTCCCTATCTTCTTCCCTCCTGATGGCATGATCAACCCGGCTCAGAGTCCGAGGCTATTCCTACTCGGCCTCATGAATACTGGCCCAATCTTGGAATTAGGACCTTGGATCGGACGCTCGACCATCTATCTGGCCTCTGCGCTCAAACTAAAACGCAGTAAGGTGAGGCTACAGTCTCTCGATATTCATTTCTCATCTAGACAGGCATTCGAGGAGTATTTTAATGAAAATTTGGACAACACACCGGCGTGGCGGCGTGAGCGCTACATGCGCCACTTAGTAAAAGAGGAAGGCACCCTTACCTCACTGAAAGAGAATTTGGCAGAGAGAGGTCTCAGCAACTACGTCGATTGCCTCAAGGGCTATTTCGAACACTACGATTTTGGCTCTACCCAGTTCTCGATGGTTTTCTGCGACATCACCCATGATCTTGCTGAAGTAGAGAAGAACATCCCCAAGATAAAGACCTTGTTATTATCAGACTACATTCTTGTCTGTGACGACATTCGATACGAGGACATGTATCATCGTCTAATCGAGATTATCAGCCCCGAACTAGCTCTCTACGAAGGCCATATGCTCTTCTGTGCGCACGGGAAGAAATCTGTCTCTGCCCTCAAACGTATATCGTGGAAAATGATGAGTCCGAATGTGAAGTTTTCCGGTGATTAA
- the pheS gene encoding phenylalanine--tRNA ligase subunit alpha: protein MEAELNAILERARGEIADVQTRPEFEQFKASISGPKGAMTQVMKGMGKVPKEDKPKVGRAINAAKQELEALFTSALEKIDALEMEKAIGPAIDPTLPSPDFELGSRHPINQIRARLVKILQNVGFSVAEGPEVETEWFCFDALNTAPDHPARDLQDTLYLKKDANLSNVSRHSDERYLLRTHTSTVQIRTMLKYDPPIRVISPGRVFRRDTVDATHSSCFHQIEALYVDKNVTVADLKALLDYMMRELLGSDAETRFRPHFFPYTEPSFELDCSSAHLKKVGKRWTEMGGCGMVDPSVFEAVGYDPEVYSGYAFGFGLERLAMILYGIDDIRHFYQNDIRFLCQFA, encoded by the coding sequence ATGGAGGCTGAACTGAATGCAATCTTGGAGCGTGCACGTGGCGAAATCGCTGATGTGCAGACACGGCCGGAATTTGAGCAATTTAAGGCATCGATATCTGGGCCCAAAGGCGCGATGACCCAAGTGATGAAAGGCATGGGAAAGGTGCCCAAGGAAGACAAACCGAAAGTCGGTAGAGCGATCAATGCGGCCAAGCAGGAACTCGAAGCACTTTTTACATCCGCTCTGGAAAAGATCGACGCTTTAGAAATGGAAAAGGCGATTGGGCCGGCTATCGATCCGACCTTACCCAGCCCGGATTTTGAGCTCGGAAGCCGACATCCGATAAACCAAATCCGTGCCCGCTTGGTAAAGATTCTTCAAAATGTTGGATTTTCAGTTGCCGAAGGCCCGGAAGTGGAAACGGAGTGGTTTTGTTTCGATGCCCTCAACACGGCACCAGATCATCCGGCCCGCGACCTTCAGGATACCCTCTATCTGAAGAAAGATGCCAACCTGTCTAATGTCTCGCGGCACAGCGATGAGCGCTACCTCCTGCGCACACATACGTCGACCGTGCAAATTCGCACCATGTTAAAATACGATCCGCCCATTCGCGTGATTTCGCCAGGGCGGGTGTTTCGACGTGATACTGTCGATGCGACGCATAGCTCCTGTTTTCACCAGATCGAAGCTCTGTATGTAGACAAAAACGTCACCGTAGCAGACCTAAAAGCACTTTTGGATTATATGATGCGGGAGCTGCTCGGCTCTGATGCTGAAACGCGTTTTCGCCCCCACTTTTTTCCTTACACCGAGCCCAGCTTTGAACTCGATTGCAGTTCTGCTCATCTAAAGAAAGTGGGCAAGCGTTGGACTGAGATGGGGGGCTGCGGCATGGTAGACCCATCCGTCTTTGAAGCCGTAGGTTACGATCCTGAAGTCTACTCTGGGTATGCTTTCGGATTCGGCCTCGAGCGTCTTGCCATGATCCTTTATGGAATCGATGACATTCGACATTTCTATCAAAACGACATCCGCTTCCTGTGCCAATTCGCCTGA
- a CDS encoding phenylalanine--tRNA ligase subunit beta yields the protein MKISLNWIRDYIDLQEPIDRIEEALTLIGFEVEGVEQTGLQPLEKCVIGKILARDRHPDADRLGVCAVDVGDGVKRQIVCGATNYVVNDLVPVALPGCVLPGNFKIKKSKLRGVVSEGMMCSAKELGQGEDHEGLMILTEHPEAKIGMPINDLLTDNDVVFDVEVTPNRPDCLSHVGMARELAAYFDLELSYPEVKAGAHDPELSESQPLIEGVNIEAEERCQLYHAFSIQGVNIGPSPEWLQQRLEAIGLRPINNVVDVTNYVLHELGQPLHAFDRKKISGDKLIVRLAKSGEKITTLDEKERTLSERTLVIADATQPLVIAGVMGSQDAEVDDSTVDVVLEAAYFEPSGIRRTGRQLILSTDSSYRYERGVDSLGVEFAALRAIDLILETAGGRLVGLPIIEGSALETITEIELKPQFIRERLGFGPDDKSIQTILERLELDVEEAPTSDGDPTWTVRPPSFRSDLERPVDLVEEFLRIYGTDKIPQQDVQASRPFQPLHPMAAFVERATQLLIGQQFSETMSFSLRSQEEVTRWLGHATADDLELANPLTSDQSHLRPTLIPGLLETLKFNASRGTGAGRFFEIGRVFREDAGRIWEALSVAFVIYQDPRNNQWKELSPVDFFTVKGQFQQILNLADIPTGNHLYRPTAPSKTWKHGHAAEVGDLSKRMWQGKVGLIDPRLTKDLGIEGLVYAGSLVVRPEFLDNETATVRFKQMSQFPAATKDLALIVDETTLAEAVRLDLHKIAKASIDNSFVAESVDVFDVYTGEGVEAGKKSLAFSISFRAPDRTLGDKEISRAFDAIQKQINEETPYAVRS from the coding sequence ATGAAAATTTCTCTGAATTGGATTCGCGATTACATTGATTTGCAGGAGCCCATCGATCGTATCGAAGAAGCACTCACTTTAATTGGCTTTGAAGTAGAGGGCGTCGAACAGACGGGTCTTCAGCCCCTGGAAAAGTGTGTCATCGGCAAAATTCTAGCCCGTGACCGACACCCAGATGCAGATCGTTTAGGGGTATGTGCCGTCGATGTGGGCGATGGCGTAAAGCGACAGATCGTTTGTGGGGCGACCAACTACGTCGTCAACGATCTCGTTCCCGTCGCTTTACCTGGGTGCGTCTTGCCGGGTAATTTCAAGATAAAAAAGTCCAAGTTACGTGGCGTCGTGTCGGAGGGTATGATGTGTTCGGCGAAGGAGCTCGGGCAAGGGGAGGATCATGAGGGGCTCATGATTCTTACTGAACATCCTGAGGCCAAGATTGGTATGCCCATCAATGACCTACTGACTGACAACGACGTCGTCTTTGATGTAGAGGTAACGCCGAACCGACCCGATTGCTTGAGTCACGTTGGGATGGCTCGTGAGCTTGCCGCCTATTTTGATTTAGAACTGAGCTACCCTGAAGTAAAGGCGGGAGCCCACGATCCCGAGCTGTCCGAGAGTCAGCCGCTTATCGAAGGAGTCAATATCGAGGCGGAAGAACGCTGTCAGTTGTATCATGCGTTCAGTATTCAAGGCGTGAATATCGGGCCGAGTCCAGAATGGTTGCAGCAGCGTCTTGAGGCGATTGGTTTGCGCCCCATAAACAATGTGGTCGATGTTACCAATTACGTGCTCCACGAGCTCGGCCAGCCGCTCCACGCCTTCGACCGCAAAAAGATTTCCGGGGACAAGCTCATCGTCCGGCTAGCGAAGTCGGGCGAAAAAATCACCACGCTTGATGAAAAAGAACGCACCCTCTCTGAGCGCACTCTAGTCATCGCCGATGCGACTCAGCCATTGGTCATTGCGGGAGTTATGGGTAGCCAAGATGCCGAGGTCGACGACAGCACAGTCGATGTGGTGCTGGAAGCTGCATACTTTGAGCCCTCGGGGATCCGCCGCACTGGCCGTCAGCTCATTCTCTCAACTGACAGTAGCTATCGATATGAACGTGGCGTAGATTCGTTAGGAGTCGAATTCGCGGCGCTACGAGCAATTGATTTAATTCTCGAGACCGCGGGGGGGAGACTCGTTGGACTGCCCATTATAGAGGGGTCGGCTTTAGAAACGATCACTGAGATTGAGCTAAAACCTCAATTTATACGTGAACGCCTTGGCTTTGGCCCAGACGACAAAAGCATTCAAACAATTCTCGAACGCCTCGAGCTGGATGTAGAAGAAGCACCTACAAGCGATGGTGATCCTACGTGGACAGTGCGCCCGCCTTCATTCCGCAGTGACCTCGAACGTCCCGTAGATCTGGTCGAAGAGTTTTTGAGGATTTACGGGACAGATAAGATTCCTCAGCAGGACGTTCAAGCGAGCCGCCCCTTCCAGCCCTTGCATCCGATGGCAGCCTTCGTCGAGCGGGCTACTCAATTACTCATTGGTCAGCAGTTTTCCGAGACAATGTCTTTCTCGCTACGTAGTCAGGAAGAGGTGACACGCTGGCTAGGCCATGCCACGGCAGATGATCTTGAATTGGCCAACCCACTCACCTCGGACCAAAGTCACTTGCGTCCTACACTGATCCCTGGCTTGCTGGAAACGCTCAAATTCAATGCGAGTCGCGGCACGGGAGCGGGACGTTTCTTCGAGATAGGGCGCGTATTCCGCGAAGATGCCGGACGCATTTGGGAAGCGCTTTCTGTGGCTTTTGTGATTTACCAAGACCCGAGGAATAATCAGTGGAAGGAGCTCAGTCCCGTTGATTTCTTCACGGTTAAAGGACAATTTCAACAGATACTCAACCTGGCTGATATCCCAACAGGAAATCACCTCTATCGTCCGACTGCTCCTAGCAAGACCTGGAAACACGGACATGCTGCCGAAGTGGGTGATTTGTCCAAAAGAATGTGGCAAGGTAAAGTGGGTCTGATCGATCCGCGTCTCACAAAAGACCTGGGGATCGAAGGCTTAGTCTATGCCGGCTCTTTAGTTGTCAGACCCGAGTTCCTAGATAATGAAACGGCCACGGTGCGTTTTAAACAAATGAGTCAGTTCCCAGCGGCCACGAAGGATTTAGCGCTGATTGTCGACGAGACAACACTCGCAGAGGCTGTCCGTCTCGACCTTCACAAGATCGCCAAAGCATCCATCGATAACAGCTTCGTCGCCGAATCTGTCGACGTATTCGATGTTTACACGGGCGAGGGGGTAGAAGCTGGGAAAAAGAGCCTGGCGTTTTCGATTTCATTTCGTGCCCCCGATCGCACACTGGGAGATAAAGAGATCTCACGCGCTTTCGACGCGATACAAAAACAAATCAATGAGGAAACACCTTACGCGGTGCGCTCTTAA
- the gatC gene encoding Asp-tRNA(Asn)/Glu-tRNA(Gln) amidotransferase subunit GatC has protein sequence MSDDPTSIDIEYVAKLARIELSDDEKSKFSTQLHDVLEHFKQLNAVNVEGIEPTAHAFPLYNVWQEDVPQTGFTPDEALKNAPAKRANQLIVPKVIEDA, from the coding sequence ATGTCTGACGATCCTACTTCCATCGATATTGAATACGTTGCCAAGCTTGCACGCATCGAATTGAGCGACGACGAAAAATCTAAATTCTCCACCCAGCTGCATGACGTGCTGGAGCACTTTAAGCAGCTGAACGCGGTGAATGTCGAGGGCATCGAACCCACCGCTCACGCCTTCCCCTTATACAACGTATGGCAGGAGGACGTGCCCCAAACTGGTTTCACTCCGGATGAGGCTCTCAAGAATGCCCCAGCCAAGCGTGCCAACCAGTTGATCGTGCCCAAGGTGATCGAAGACGCATAA
- the gatA gene encoding Asp-tRNA(Asn)/Glu-tRNA(Gln) amidotransferase subunit GatA yields the protein MSAPIYYATAAELSDKLAQGEISSRELTQAFIDRTATVEDQVGSFLHLNTEDALAQADASDKRRSAGDVRGPLDGIPLSLKDVISRKGDPLTAASKILENYVSPYDAHVTESLGQAGVVFWGRLNMDEFAMGSSTENSAFKPTNNPWNLDCIPGGSSGGSAASVAAGETPLTLGSDTGGSIRQPAALCGVVGMKPTYGLVSRYGLAAFASSLDQIGPFGRTVEDVALVLQAIAGHDERDSTSFKTDVPDYRKALKTDSGPWKLGIPKEYFSEGLDPEVREAVEKAVKFYEGQGCSIREISLPHTELAVPVYYIIATAECSSNLARYDGIRYTHRAPNPKDGIDLYAQSRGYGFGEEVKRRVILGTFVLSSGYYDAYYSRAQKVRTLIRNDFMSAFEDVDAVITPTSPTVAFKRGERSDDPLAMYLSDIYTISTNLAGLPGISVPCGFSSTDLPIGLQLIGKPFGEAQLMSIAHAFDSAHDYNRATPKL from the coding sequence ATGTCTGCACCGATTTATTATGCCACGGCTGCCGAGCTTTCCGACAAGCTCGCTCAAGGCGAAATTTCCTCTCGCGAGCTCACTCAAGCGTTCATCGACCGCACTGCGACTGTCGAGGACCAAGTCGGCTCTTTTCTACATCTCAATACTGAGGATGCGCTCGCCCAGGCCGATGCCTCTGACAAGCGCAGATCTGCAGGTGATGTACGTGGGCCGCTCGATGGTATACCGCTATCGCTCAAAGACGTTATCAGCCGTAAGGGTGATCCTCTGACTGCGGCTTCGAAGATACTTGAGAACTACGTCAGCCCTTACGACGCACATGTGACTGAGTCCCTGGGACAAGCGGGTGTCGTCTTTTGGGGCCGGCTCAATATGGATGAGTTTGCCATGGGTTCTTCCACGGAGAATTCAGCTTTTAAACCTACCAATAATCCGTGGAATTTGGACTGTATTCCTGGTGGAAGCTCTGGGGGAAGTGCGGCTAGTGTGGCAGCTGGGGAAACGCCGCTGACCTTGGGGTCCGATACCGGAGGCTCCATTCGGCAGCCGGCCGCATTGTGTGGGGTCGTGGGGATGAAGCCTACTTATGGGCTGGTATCACGCTATGGGTTGGCAGCGTTTGCTTCTTCGCTCGATCAGATCGGCCCCTTCGGCCGAACCGTCGAAGATGTGGCACTCGTGCTCCAAGCGATAGCCGGCCACGATGAGCGCGACTCGACTTCTTTCAAAACCGACGTCCCAGATTACCGTAAAGCGTTAAAGACTGATTCAGGTCCGTGGAAATTGGGCATCCCCAAAGAATACTTTTCTGAAGGCCTCGATCCAGAAGTCCGCGAGGCAGTCGAAAAGGCCGTGAAATTTTACGAAGGGCAGGGGTGCAGCATCCGAGAAATCAGCTTGCCGCATACGGAGCTAGCCGTGCCTGTCTACTATATTATCGCGACTGCTGAGTGTTCATCCAATCTAGCCCGTTACGATGGTATTCGCTACACCCATCGAGCCCCGAATCCCAAGGACGGCATTGATCTCTATGCACAGAGCCGTGGCTATGGTTTTGGCGAAGAAGTGAAACGTCGCGTGATTCTCGGAACATTCGTCCTCAGCTCGGGATACTACGATGCCTATTACTCCCGTGCCCAGAAGGTCAGAACTTTGATCCGCAACGACTTTATGTCGGCCTTTGAAGATGTCGATGCCGTCATAACACCGACGAGCCCGACTGTGGCGTTCAAACGCGGAGAACGCAGCGACGATCCGCTCGCCATGTATCTGAGCGACATCTACACTATATCTACCAATTTAGCGGGACTGCCCGGAATTTCTGTTCCTTGTGGATTTAGCTCAACCGATTTGCCCATCGGGCTACAATTAATCGGGAAGCCCTTCGGCGAAGCGCAGCTTATGTCCATCGCTCACGCCTTCGATTCCGCTCACGACTATAACCGAGCGACACCTAAGCTCTAA
- the gatB gene encoding Asp-tRNA(Asn)/Glu-tRNA(Gln) amidotransferase subunit GatB — protein MAEYEPVIGLEVHVQLKTKSKMFTRAAYQYGEAPNVFTNPVVMGLPGALPVLNKEAIEQTVRVGLMFGSKIADICKWDRKNYFYPDNPKNYQISQYDQPLCEGGEVEIELPGSARNIMGEHRTVKLTRAHLEEDVGKLTHFENDSLVDYNRAGVPLLEIVSEPDLFNTDEVVAFLNALRVALSNAGVSDCDMEKGQLRCDANVSLKLKGSDKLGTRTEMKNLNSVSNVKNAIEYEIKRQTEVLDSGGSVTQETRRWNVEGGFSTPLRGKEEAHDYRYFPDPDLMPVKVPAEVIERITSELPEMPFDMQRRYIDDMGLPYTITSVICLDKPLSDYFEAALKICNKPKQVANYIANDLLRELSAAEGEGEGSLPISESPIKPKHIGELAKLVDDGTISSQVAKEIFPEMFTTGKAPTAIVEEKGLKQDNDMGAIEGICIEIIAKNPKPVAQYKEGKQQAINPLMGQVMKATQGKANPKAVSELLRKLIDAG, from the coding sequence ATGGCTGAATACGAACCTGTCATCGGTCTTGAGGTGCATGTCCAACTCAAGACAAAGTCAAAAATGTTTACGCGGGCAGCCTACCAGTATGGTGAAGCGCCCAATGTGTTCACAAATCCGGTCGTTATGGGATTGCCCGGCGCGTTGCCTGTGCTGAACAAAGAGGCCATTGAGCAAACCGTGCGTGTTGGCCTCATGTTTGGAAGCAAGATCGCCGACATCTGCAAATGGGACCGAAAGAACTATTTTTATCCAGACAACCCTAAGAACTACCAAATCTCCCAATACGACCAGCCGCTCTGCGAGGGAGGTGAGGTGGAGATCGAACTACCCGGTTCGGCCCGTAACATCATGGGCGAACACCGTACGGTAAAGCTTACCCGAGCCCATTTGGAAGAAGATGTGGGCAAGCTGACACACTTCGAAAATGACAGTCTGGTCGATTACAACCGCGCCGGAGTCCCGTTGCTCGAGATCGTTTCAGAACCAGATCTCTTTAACACAGACGAAGTAGTTGCCTTTCTTAACGCCCTGCGTGTCGCATTGAGCAATGCAGGCGTTTCCGACTGTGATATGGAAAAGGGCCAGCTCCGCTGCGATGCGAATGTCAGTCTGAAGCTAAAAGGTTCCGACAAACTCGGCACCCGCACTGAAATGAAAAACCTCAATTCAGTCAGCAACGTCAAAAACGCCATCGAATACGAAATCAAACGCCAGACTGAAGTGCTCGATAGCGGAGGTAGTGTCACCCAGGAAACCCGTCGCTGGAACGTTGAAGGCGGTTTTTCCACACCTTTACGCGGCAAAGAAGAAGCTCATGATTATCGCTACTTCCCAGATCCCGATTTGATGCCCGTGAAAGTGCCTGCAGAGGTGATTGAGCGGATCACCAGTGAACTGCCCGAAATGCCCTTCGACATGCAGCGTCGTTACATCGATGATATGGGCCTTCCTTATACGATCACCTCCGTGATTTGCCTGGACAAGCCTCTGAGCGATTACTTCGAAGCTGCACTCAAAATCTGCAATAAGCCTAAACAGGTCGCCAATTACATCGCCAACGATTTGTTACGTGAGCTCTCTGCCGCCGAGGGAGAGGGAGAGGGGTCTCTACCGATCAGCGAAAGCCCGATAAAGCCCAAACATATCGGCGAGTTAGCTAAGCTCGTGGACGACGGCACCATCTCTAGTCAGGTTGCTAAAGAGATCTTTCCCGAGATGTTTACTACCGGAAAAGCGCCCACAGCGATCGTGGAAGAGAAGGGCCTGAAGCAAGACAACGACATGGGTGCCATCGAGGGGATTTGCATCGAAATCATCGCGAAAAACCCGAAGCCCGTCGCTCAATACAAAGAAGGCAAGCAGCAAGCGATCAACCCACTCATGGGCCAGGTCATGAAGGCGACTCAAGGCAAGGCTAATCCCAAAGCCGTCAGCGAGCTTTTACGCAAGCTCATCGACGCAGGGTAA